The Streptomyces cyanogenus DNA segment AGCTGCCGGAGGGGTCCATCGTCATCGGCGCCGGGAACCGCTCCACCGACAACGCCCTGGCCCGGCCGCTCGCCTCGGCCCTGGTGAACCGGCTCGCCCACGTCCACCTGGAGGTCTCCGCCAGGGACTGGCTGACCTGGGCCGCGGACAACGGCATCCACCCGTGGATCGTGGACCACCTCACCGACCGGCCGGACCACCTGTGGTCCAAGCCGCCCAAGACCGAGGAGCCGTTCTCCACGCCCCGTTCCTGGCACATGCTCTCCGACGCCCTGCACTCCTTCGGCCCGGACCTGGACGAGCCGACCCTCGACGTCCTGGCGCACGGCACGCTCACCCCGGCGCACGCCACCGCCTTCTGCGGCTACGTCAAGGTCGTCCGCAGCCGGTACGGCATCGAGGCGATCCTCAAGGGCGACGCCCGCTGGCCGCACCGCGTCCAGGACCGCGACCTGCTGTACTACCTCGCCGAGTCCTTCCGTGGCCGCCTCGTGAAGGAACTGCCCGTCAGCAAGGAACACATGTCGGAGAACGGCCGGCAGACCGCCTACCGTGCCAAGTCGCTGCTGGTGCAGCTCGCCGAGATCTCCGTCGAGGTCGCCCAGACCGTCATCGCCTCCGACGCCGACGGCAACCCGGTCCTGCCGTCGTGGTTCCTGGTCGAGGCCGCCCGCGACATGCCCCGACTGGTGGAGGCGCGGCGGTGAGCCGCGCCCGGCCGAAGAAGAGACGCGACCCGGCCGGCGAGGCGTTCGCCGAGGGGATGCGGCTGCTGCGCGCCAACCCGGCACTCGCCGCCGTCGAGTTCGACGTCTGCCGCACCGAGGACTGCGTCCTGGCCCCGCGCGAGGGCCTGCTCGTCACCGACTCCGACGGCACCGTGCACGCCCACCCCGACCGGCTCGCCGAACCAGCCGCCTGGGCGTGGGCGCTCGCGCACGCCGTACTCCACCTCGGCTTCGGACACCTCCCTGCCGCCAGGGGGGCGCGTGAGCAGCCCGACCGGTACGACCTCGCCGCCCGCTGCGTCGTCGTCGACCGCTTCCTGCTCGGCTTCCCCGTCGGCACCGCCCCCGAGGAAATCCCCGTGAGCTACCCCGACGGCGACGAGGAGCGGCTCGCCGCCCGCTGGCGCGCCCACGGCCTGCCGCCGGCCTACGAGCGCTGCGGCACCGCCGGCCCCGAACCCGACCAGGTGCTCACCGAATGGCTCCCCTGGCGGGGACCCGCCCCGGACCGCCAGCTGGCGTTCGCCACCGCCCTGACCCGCACGGTGTCCGCCGCGATGGACATGGCGGGCGGACGCCGGGACAGCCTCGACGGCGAACCGGCCGTACGCCGCCCCTGGGAGCAGGCCCTGAGCTGGTTCGTCTCCTCCTACCCGCTGCTCGGCGGCATCGCGGCCGGCATCACCCTGGTCGCCGACGCCGAACTCGCCCGCGCCCACGGCATCCAGATCGCCGCCGTCGACCCCGAGGCCGGCGAGATCTACGTCAACCCGCTGCGCACCTTCGAGGACGAGGAGTGGCGGTTCATCCTCGCCCACGAGATGCTGCACGCCGCCCTGCGCCACGGCGACCGCTGCGGCACCCGCGACCCCTACCTGTTCAACATCGCCTGCGACTACGTCATCAACGGCTGGCTGGTCGAGATGCAGGTCGGCACCATGCCCGAGGGACTGCTGCACGACCCGCGGCTGGCCGGCCTGTCCGCCGAGGAGGTCTACGACCGCATCGCCGGCGACCTGCGCCGGATGCGCCGCCTGGCCACCCTGCGCGGCAAGGGCGCCGGCGACGTACTCGGCGGCCCGCTCCGCCCGGCCGGCGACTATGTCGACCTGGACGAGTTCTACCGCCGCGGCCTCACCCGCGGCCTCGACCTGCACCAGGCGCAGGAACGCGGGTTCCTGCCCGGCGGCCTGGTCGCGGAGATCCGTGCCCTCAGCCACCCGCCGTTGCCCTGGGACGCGCAACTGGCCCGCTGGTTCGACGAGTTCGTCCCGCGCCCGGAGCCCGTACGGTCCTTTGCCCGCCCCGCCCGCCGCCAGGCCTCCACCCCCGACATCCCGCGCGCGGGCCGCTACTTCCCGCCGGAGGAGATCGCCCGCTGCACCTTCGGCGTGGTCCTCGACACCTCCGGTTCGATGAGTACCACGCTGCTCGGCAAGGCGCTCGGCGCGATCGCCTCCTACGCCGAGTCCCGCGACGTGCCGGCCGCCCGCGTGGTGTTCTGCGACGCCGCCCCGCACGACGCCGGCTACCTTCCGGTCACCGAGATCGCCGGCCGGGTGCGGGTGCACGGGCGCGGCGGTACGGTCCTGCAGCCCGGCATCGACCTGCTGCTCCGGGCCGAGGACTTCCCGCCCGGCGCCCCGGTGCTGGTCATCACCGACGGCTGGTGCGACACGCTGCGGGTACGCAGGGAACACGCCTACCTGATCCCGCAGGGAGGTCACCTGCCGTTCACGCCGCGTGGGCCGGTCTTCAGAGTGCGATGAGCCCGGATGTGATCGGATAGGAACACCCGGGAACCCCGGAACCGCGACACTCGCGAAAGGAAGCATCGTGGCAACCACGCGCACCGCCCACACCGTCTGGGAAGGCAACCTGCTCGAAGGCAACGGAGTCGTCACCTTCGACTCCTCCGGCATCGGCGAGCAGCCGGTGTCGTGGCCCTCGCGCGCCGAGCAGGCGAACGGCAAGACCAGCCCCGAGGAGCTGATCGCCGCCGCCCACTCCAGCTGCTTCTCCATGGCCCTCTCGCACGGCCTGGCCGGCGCCGGCACCCCGCCCACCCGGCTGGAGACCAAGGCCGACGTCACCTTCCAGCCGGGCGAGGGCATCACCGGCATCCACCTCACCGTGCGCGGCGAGGTGCCGGGCCTGGACGCGGACGGCTTCCGTTCGGCGGCCGAGGACGCCAAGAAGAACTGCCCGGTCAGCCAGGCCCTGACCGGTACGACGATCACCCTGTCGGCCGAGCTGGCCTGACGCCCGTACGTCCCCGGTTGCCGCGCCCCACCCCCCGGGGAGGCGCGGCACCGCCCCACCCGTGGCGCCCCTCCGCCCCGCCGGTCCCGGCCGCGCGTTCCGGACGGCCGTGCTCGTCGTACCGGGAGCGCCACCCGGGAGGAACGGTCACGGGTGGTCGCCGGTGTGAGCGGTCGGCAGGGCGGCGCACACGGCATCCAGCACGCCCGCGTACGGTGTCCCGCAGTCGGTCAGCCGCACACGCAGCCCCTCCAGGCCGTCGCGGTGTTCCGTCAGCAGCGTGCTGTCCCCGGTCCGCGCCGTGAACTCCAGCACCGCCGGCAGGAAGTCCGGCAGCTCCCCGCCGCCGCACTCCAAGCCGTGCCGGCGGTAGACGTCCGCGAAGCGGGCCAGGCACATCCCGCGCCGCCGGGTGTCGCCGTCGTGCCAGCGGCTCAGGTACAGACTGCGCCGGCCCCCGAAGCCGAAGACCTGCGCATAGTGTGCGGCCAGTTCCTCCGGCGGGGTGAGGGCCGCGTGGTCGGTGAACGCCCGCAGCTGCGGAGCGGCCTCGCGCAGCAGCGGCAGCCGGGCGACGAGGTCCTCGTCCGGGTAGGTCAGGCAGAGGGCCGCCGCCTGGTAGAGCATCGCGTCCGAGGGCATCGGGCCTCCTTCGCGTCGCGCGGTACGGGCATGCCGGTCACGTACGCCGCCTCGGTTCGCCCCCTACTCAGAAGTTAGGGGCGGCCCCGGGAACCCACCCGTCCGCAGACCCGTACGGGTCATCCCCGACCGGGCGCGGGTCGCCCGGCAGGCCCGCTCAGAGTCCCTCGCGGTGCTCCCGCAGCAGCTTCCGGGTGCGCTGCGCGGACGCGGCCCGGGCCGTCATGTGGTCCAGCACCTCCAGGTGCGCGGCCACCTCCCGGCGCGAGTCCAGGTACAGGGCGCCGGTCAGGTACTCGGTGAACACCATGTCCGGCAGCTCCGGCTCGGCGAACCGGAACAGCGTGAACGGCGCGTACGTCCCCGGGTGCGGGCCCGCGGCGAACTCGGCGACCTGCAGGGTGACCCGGTCCCGTTCGGCGTACTCCAGCAGCCGGTCGAGCTGGTCCCGCAGCACCTCGGGCCGCATGCTCACCGGGCGCCTGAGCACCGTCTCGTCCATGATGACCCACAGGTGGGGCGGATCGTCGCGCTCCAGCAGCCGCTGCCGTTCCATGCGCAGCGACACATGCCGCTCGACCGCCTCCGGCGAGCTCTGCCCGATCGTCCCGGCCTCCAGCACCGCCCGCGCGTACTCCTCGGTCTGCAGCAGGCCGGGCACGAAGTGCGGCTCGTAGGAGCGGATGATCCGGGCGGCGCCCTCCAGGCTGACGTACAGGCTGAACCAGTCCGGCAGCACGTCGTGGAACCGCTGCCACCAGCCCGGCTGGTTCGCCTCCTCGGCCAGCCGCACGAACGCGCCGGCCTCCTCCTCGGCCACCCCGTAGGTGGCCAGCAGCACCTGCACGTAGGGGATCTTCAGCGCGACCTCGGCCATCTCCATCCGCCGTACGGTCGCCGACGCCACCCTGAGCACCCGGGCGGCCTCCTCGCGGCTGAGCCCCGCCGCCTCCCGCAGCTCCTGCAACCGTTTGCCGAGCACCACCTGGCCCACGGTGGGCGCAGCCCGCCGCTCACTCACGCCCACGCCCTCCCCTGTGCGCCGACCGAAGCGGGGAGCAGTCTGTCACGTGTCGCCGTCTCGCACACGTGCCCGAGGCAACGAATCGATCCCGATGCGGGCTCAACCGGCCAGGGTGTGCAGGTACTTGGCGGTGGCCGGGTCCGCCGGCAGGAACGTCTCGATGGCGAGTTCGGCGACGGTGACGTCCATCGGCGTGTTGAACGTGGAGATCGAGGACACGAACGACAGGGTCCGGCCGGCGTGCTCGATGTGCAGCGGCAGCGCGAAGTACGGTACGGACCCGGCCGGTTCGGTGTCCGGCTGGTCCTCGGGCACCGGATAGGCCGCGACCTCCTCGTACAGGGCGCGGAGCCGGTCCGAGCGGTGCAGGGCGATCTCCCGCTCCATCTGGGCCAGCAGATGCCCGCGCCACTCCCGCAGGTTGCGGATGCGCGGCGCCAGCCCCTCCGGGTGCAGGGTCAGCCGCATCGCGTTCGGCGCCGGGGCCGTCAGCTCCTCGGGAACGCCCTCCAGCAGCATGGCGATGCCCCGGTTCGCGGCGACGACCGTGTACCCGGCGTCGACCACCAGCGCGGGATACGGCTCGTATCCCCGGATGAGCCGCTCGATGCCGTCGCGCAGCGCGTCCAGCGCCGGGTCGGCCAGCGGGGTCTCCGGATAGCGCGGGGCGTAACCGGCCGCCAGCAGCAGGGCGTTGCGCTCCCGCACCGGCACCTGGAGCTGTTCGGCGAGCCGCAGCACCATCTCCTCGCTCGGCCGGGACCGGCCGGTCTCCACGAAACTGATGTGCCGGGCGGAGGAGTCGGCGCGCAGCGCCAGTTCCAGCTGTGAGATCCGGCGCCGCTCCCGCCAGGCGCGCAGCAGCGGGCCGACACCCTTGCCGGTGACGGCGGACACGGTGGGAGCGGACGCGGCAAGAGGCATACCGCCGACCCTAGTCGAGGCCGGCCCGCCGCAACGAGCCCGGGCTCCCGCACCGCACGGGGCACGCGTCGCTGCCCCGCCCGCGGCGCCGACGTGGCAGGCTGAACCGTGACCGCCCCTCCCCGCACGGGGACAAGCACCGAAGGGAGCCCCGGCCATGGCCGTCGAACCGCTGTCGCAGAAGGAGATCGAGGACCGGCTGGCCGAACTGCCCGGCTGGTCGGTCGACGGCGACCGCCTCACCCGCTCCTACCGGCTCGGCTCGCACTTCGCGGCGGCCGCGCTGGTCGTGCACATCGCCGGCATCCAGGACGAGCTGGACCACCACTCCGACCTCACCCTCGGCTACAACACCGTATCCCTGAGCGTGAACACGCACAGCGCGGGCGGCGCCGTCACCGGGAAGGACTTCGCTCTCGCCCGCAGGGTGGAGGACATCGCCCCAGGCCACGGGGCACACTGAGCGATGTGCTCGATTACGAGAAGGAAGCCGGCGACTACGACGCCTTACGCGGCGGCGAGGCCCGCGCCCACGAGGCCGCACACGCCGTCCTCGGCCTGATACCGGAGCGGCCGGGCCGCCTCCTCGACGTCGCCTGCGGCACCGGGATCGTCACCCGGCGGCTCGCCGCCGCGCGCCCCGGGCTGCGGGTGACCGGCGCGGACCTCACCCCCGCCATGGTCCGCATGGCCGCGGCCCGGCTGCCCGGCGCGATCGTCCGGGCCGACAGCCGCCGGCTGCCCTTCCCCGCCGGCTCCTTCGACGCGGTCACCAGCATCTGGCTGCTGCACCTGCTCGCGGACCCCGAGGACGTCCGCGCCGTGGTCGCCGAGTGCGCCCGGGTGCTGCGTCCCGGCGGGACGTACGTCACGACGGTCGACAAGGCCGCCGCGCACGACGTCGGCAGCGACATCGACGCCGTCCTCGCGGCCCGTCCGCGCCACCCGGCCGCCGACGCCGCCGGCACCGTCACCGCGCACGCCGTCCGGTCCGGACTGCGGCCCGCCGGCCACGGCGCCTTCCGCGGCACCGGACAGGGCCGCAGCCCCCGCACCACCATCGCCGACCTGCGCCGCGGCTGGTTCACGGCGCTGCCGCCGGGCGAGCCGCGCACCGAGGAGTTCGCCGCACGCCTGGCCGCACTCCCCGGCCAGGACCGTCGGCGTCCCGACCCCCGGTTCAGCGTCCGCGCCTTCCGCAAACCGGCGGCCGCCGACGAGTCCGGCGGCTTGCGCACCGGCTAGCAGGGACCGCACGACCCCGCCGGGGACCCGGGGACCCGGGGACCTCGGAGAGCCGTGGCCGCGCCCCGAAGACACCCCGCGGGCCCGTCGCGCGCGGCATCCGCAGGAAGCGGACGCGGTCCGAGACCGGCCGCGGCTGCGCGTCCGGCCGCACGCCTCTCCGGCCGGGACCTTCGACCCGGGCACGGTGTCCGCAAGCAGACGACGAGGACCGTCGCCACGGCACGGCGGGAGGATGGGACGGGAAGGGCGCCACCCGCTTCTCGCGGATCCGGATTGCGCGGTGCACGGCAGTCGGCCGCTTCTCCGCGTGGTCGACGCGTCCTTCCCGCTGCTACCAGCACACCACGGGAACCGCCGCCGCACCAGGGCGGAGCCGCATCTTCCCCGGGGCGACGCGCAGCGGACCACCGTACGACGAGGGCGCGCGCCCTCGCCCGGGTCAGCTGGTCGTACAGGTTCGGCGTTCGTGTCCGACCAGCTCCCCGTGAACCCGAAGGCCACCGCGCCGGCGCCGACTGCGTGTAGCCGGCGTTCCACGGCTGCGTGATCTTCTGGCCGTTCGGGAAGGTCCAGCCGAGGGACCAGCGGTTCCGGACCGTCGAGCCGGTGTTGGTGAGCCGGACGTCCGCCTGGAAACCGTCCGACCACTGGTCGGTGCTCTTGTAGGTCACCGTGCAGGCGCCGGACGGGGGCGCCTGGTGGGCGTCGTCGTCGACACGGGTCCAGCTCGGGGGAGGAGAGCATGAGAGCCGGGCGGTCCCCTGTGCGGGTGGGGGCCGCCCGGCCCGGTGGCCCCGTCGGCCTGTGACGGGGCCGGGCACGCGGAGCGCCAGCGGGGACTTATTCGAGCAGCTCCGCGTACGAGCCCATGGCCAGCGCGATGTCGGCCTGCGCCCAGAAGCGGTGGTAGGTGAAGACGGGCGCGGCACCGCCCCTGAGGTAGGCCTCGATCTTCGACCAGTTCGGGTCGCTCTTGTAGAAGGACCGGAGCGAGGTGAAGGTGGACGAGGAGTTGATCGCGTCGCCGTTCGGCATGGTGCCGGTCCAGCCGCTCGGCACGTAGACGCTGTCACCGAACCGGCTGTAGTCGGTGCGGGTCTCGGGGACGGCGATGCCGAGGCCGTCCTGGTGGTTGTTCCACATGCCGTCCAGCAGCGCCTTCGCCGTGGACTTGGCGGCGGCGTCGCCGGACCTGGCGGCGTAGTACGTCAGGGTCCTGGCGTAGGCGGCGGCCACGCCGACGTCGTCGGTGTAGTCGGCGACGGTGACGTGCAGTCCGCTGTTGGAGCCGGGACTCGACGGGTTCCAGGTGTCGGGCCGGCCCGACCACTGGAGGGTGGAGGGGATCCGGTAGGTGCCGTCCGGGTTGATCGTGGTCTTGGACAGCGCCCACTTCACCCACTTGTCCAGGACCGCCTTGGCCTGGGCGTTCCCGGTCTGCTGGTAGTACTCGGCGACCCGCTCCACGGACCAGGCCTGGAACCCGAACCACTGGTTGGACGGCGGGTCGTGGTAGACGGGCTGCCAGTCGTAGGCCATGCCGTAGAAGGTGGAGGTGCCGGCCGGCGGGGTGGCGTACCGGCCCTGCCAGCTGTTGGTCGCACCGCCCGCGATCGCACCCTCGGACGACTGCAGCCACTGGTAGAACTCCAGCTGCCGCTGAAGCGACTTGCCCCAGTCGGTCGCGCCGGTCGCCGACCTGGGCTTCAGATCGGCGTAGGAGCTGAGCGCGTACGCGGCGAGCGGGTTCTGGTACCCGCCGTGGACATGGCTGGAGCCGATCCGCCAGGCCCAGCCGGCGGATGTGTCGGTGGCCCCGCCCCAGGCGTAGTACCAGGACAGCAGGTAGTGCGAGGCGTCCTTGCCGGTGCCGGCCGGGCAGGCGGAGGCGCCCACACAGTTGCCGATCTTCTTGAAGTACTTGTCGTACATCGCATACCGCAGGTAGTCGCCCATCTTCGCGGCCTTGGCGACCGTCGCGGACACGTCCGCGCTCCTGCCCTGCGCCTTCGCCCACACGTCGGCCCAGTACGCGGCCTGCACCGCGCGGGCGTCCGCGTCCGGGGCGTCGGTGTACTTCCACTGCCTGGCGTACGAGCTGTCGCCGGTGAACAGGTCCAGGTAGCCGTTCCTGCCGCCGTACTTGAAGGCGTCGCAGGTCGGCTGCGGAACGGTCTCCCACACCGACTCCTGCGGGCCGCGCTGGAAGGTGTTGATGTACGACGGTCCGGTGGCCGCCGGACCGGCCTCGCACCTGCCGGGCCCGTTGCCGTAGCCGTAGACGTTGTCCACGTCCTGGATCCAGTGCATCCCGTAGACGTCGTCCGTGCCGTAGGCCGACTTCAGTTCACCGGACACCGGATCGGAACCCACCGACACCGACGTGTCCAGCCTGGCCGGATATTCGTTCGGCGTGTCCAGCTCGGGTGCGTACGTCGCCGGTTTGGAGGCGTTGTAGAAGGAGTTCGTCGGCTGGTCGGCGTGCGTGGGGATCATGTACTTCTCCATGAGCTCCCAGGCGCCGTTGAACTTCGACCAGTCGCCGGTGACCTTGCCGTACATCGCCTGCAGCCAGAGAAGGTAGCTGTAGGCCTCGGACGTGGTCTCGTGGCCCTGGTCCGGAGCCTCCACGATCAGCGTCTCCACCGAGTGGTACGGGCCCTTGGGGGAGAGGTAGCCGTTCGCCGGATTGGTGATCTTCCCGTACAGGTCCAGGAACCGGGCGTCGTACGCCTTCGACGCGGGCAGCTCGGTGACGGTGACCGTCGCCCTGGTGTGGCCGGTTGCCGACGCGGTGAAGGTCGCGCTGCCGGTGCCGGAGGAGTCCGCCGTGATGGTCACCGTCTGCGCGGTGTTCCAGTCCGACGGGGTGAAGGTCAGCGAGGAACCAGCCGTCACGGAAAGGCCGGTGTTGCCGTCCGTACGGGCCGTGCTCACCGTCACGTTCGCGCTCGGCCGCGTCGACAGCTTCACCGAGAACGTGCCCGACCGCCCCTGCTGCACGCCCAGTTGGCTCGGCGAGGCGACCACCGCGGGCCCGGAGGCCACGGTGATGCCGACCGGGGTGGAAGCGGCGGACGCGCCGAGGCTGTCGTAGGCCTTCGCCACCAACGAGTGACTGCCCACGGTCAAACTGGAGACCGAGAGCGAGTACGGAGCGCTGGTGTCCGTGCCCAGCAGCGTGGTGTCGTCGTAGAACTCGACCTTGCCGATGGTCGCGTCGTCGGCCGCCGCCGCGGTCGCCGCCAGCGGCACCGCGGTCCCCTGCGTGTAGACGGCGCCCGCGCTCGGGCTGGTCAGCACCGTCACCGGCGGCTGGTGGGCGCCGGCGCAGGTCGTGCCGTTGACGGTGAAGGCGGTGGGGGCGGTGTTGGTGCCGCTGTAGGTGAACTGGGCACCGGTGGAGACGGCGGCGCCCGCCGCGATGGTGCCGTTGTACGAGGCGTTCTTCACGGTGACCGTCCGGCCGGACTGGGACCAGGTCCCGTTCCAGCCGTTGGACAGCTTCTGGTCGCCCGCGTAGGCGTACGACAGTGTCCAGCCGTCGATGGTGTCGGTGCCGCGGTTGGTGATCGTGAGGTCGGCGGTGAAGCCCGCACCCCAGTCGTCGGTCCTGTAGTCGACACTGCACTGCACCGACGCCGCGTGTGCGGCCGGCGTGCCGGTGGCGAGCATCGACAAGGGCAGTGCGAACGCGGCGGCCACCGCCGTCCACAGTCTGCGCACGGTTCTGCGCTTGCGTCCGGGATCCATGTGCCGGTTCCTCCTTGCGGGCGTGCGGCTCGGGAGAAGACAAGGCTTGAACCAGTGGGAGCGCTCCCATAGTGGGGACGGGGCCGGGAGCGGTCAAGGTGCTTGAAGAGTCGAAAAACTTCGACAGGTCCGGTCGAGGAAAAGTCAGGCAACTCCCCTGGGCTTTGCGGCCACTTGGCGCTACCTTCCTTCGCACCAGTGGGAGCGGTTCCATTCAGTCGACGCGTCCGCCACGGCGCGCCACACTGCAAGGAGTCGCTCATGCGACACCCCACGCGTTCAGTACCTTTGGCCGCCGGCGGCGCGTTCGCGCTCGATCTCGTACGAGGTCGCCGGCATGCAGGATCTCGTGGACGGTATCCGGGCCACCGGCGCCAAGAACGTCATCATGGCCGGCGGGCCGGCGTATTCCAACGACGTCGGCCAGTGGGCCGCCTACAGGCCCACGGACCCGGCCGGCAATCTGGCCGCCGCCTACCACGTCTGCAACTTCAACACCTGCTCCAGCGAGAGCTGCCGGAACTCCACCCTCGCCCCGGTCGCCGCCCAGTCCCCCTGATCGCCGGGGAGACCGGCGAGAACACCTGCTCCCACCGGTTCGTCGACCAGGTCATGGAGTGGTTCGACGACCGCGAACTGTCCTACCTGGGCTGGACCTGGAACACCTGGGACTGCTCCTCCGGACCGTCCCTCATCTCCGCCTACGACGGCACACCCACCGCGTAGGGCATCGGGCTGCGCGACCACCTGCGCGCCCTCACCCCGTAGATCCCACGGAACTTCGAAGGAACCCGCACTCATGAGTCGTACCAAGACAACATTCCTGGTCGCCCTGGGGCTTCTCGCCGGAGCCTCCGGAACGGCGTTCGCGGCCCTGCCCGGCAGCCCGGTCGCCGCCGTCGTGCCATGTGCCGTCGACTACAAGATCCAGAGCCAGTGGGACACCGGCTTCACCGCCGCCGTGACCATCACCAACAACGGTGCGGCCAAGTCGAGCTGGTCGCTGAAGTGGTCGTACGGCGGCACCCAGAGGGTCACGAGCGGCTGGAACGCGAGGATCAGCCAGAGCGGCACCGCGGTCACCGTGTCCAACGAGGCCTACAACGGCGTGCTCGCGACCGGTGGCACGGTCGGCTTCGGCTTCAACGGCACGTTCAGCGGCAGCAACCCGGTCCCCGCCGCCTTCACGCTCGACGGCGTCACCTGCAACGTGGCCGATGGCAGCGGCGGCAGCGGCGGCGGCACGGGCGGAGACACCGGGGGCGGTACGGGCGGTGGGGGCGGCGGTGGCGACACCGGCAGCCGCGCCGACAACCCCTACGCCGGAGCCAAGGGTTATGTGAACCCGGAGTGGTCGGCCAAGGCCGCCG contains these protein-coding regions:
- a CDS encoding glycoside hydrolase family 48 protein translates to MDPGRKRRTVRRLWTAVAAAFALPLSMLATGTPAAHAASVQCSVDYRTDDWGAGFTADLTITNRGTDTIDGWTLSYAYAGDQKLSNGWNGTWSQSGRTVTVKNASYNGTIAAGAAVSTGAQFTYSGTNTAPTAFTVNGTTCAGAHQPPVTVLTSPSAGAVYTQGTAVPLAATAAAADDATIGKVEFYDDTTLLGTDTSAPYSLSVSSLTVGSHSLVAKAYDSLGASAASTPVGITVASGPAVVASPSQLGVQQGRSGTFSVKLSTRPSANVTVSTARTDGNTGLSVTAGSSLTFTPSDWNTAQTVTITADSSGTGSATFTASATGHTRATVTVTELPASKAYDARFLDLYGKITNPANGYLSPKGPYHSVETLIVEAPDQGHETTSEAYSYLLWLQAMYGKVTGDWSKFNGAWELMEKYMIPTHADQPTNSFYNASKPATYAPELDTPNEYPARLDTSVSVGSDPVSGELKSAYGTDDVYGMHWIQDVDNVYGYGNGPGRCEAGPAATGPSYINTFQRGPQESVWETVPQPTCDAFKYGGRNGYLDLFTGDSSYARQWKYTDAPDADARAVQAAYWADVWAKAQGRSADVSATVAKAAKMGDYLRYAMYDKYFKKIGNCVGASACPAGTGKDASHYLLSWYYAWGGATDTSAGWAWRIGSSHVHGGYQNPLAAYALSSYADLKPRSATGATDWGKSLQRQLEFYQWLQSSEGAIAGGATNSWQGRYATPPAGTSTFYGMAYDWQPVYHDPPSNQWFGFQAWSVERVAEYYQQTGNAQAKAVLDKWVKWALSKTTINPDGTYRIPSTLQWSGRPDTWNPSSPGSNSGLHVTVADYTDDVGVAAAYARTLTYYAARSGDAAAKSTAKALLDGMWNNHQDGLGIAVPETRTDYSRFGDSVYVPSGWTGTMPNGDAINSSSTFTSLRSFYKSDPNWSKIEAYLRGGAAPVFTYHRFWAQADIALAMGSYAELLE
- a CDS encoding DUF2201 family putative metallopeptidase is translated as MRLLRANPALAAVEFDVCRTEDCVLAPREGLLVTDSDGTVHAHPDRLAEPAAWAWALAHAVLHLGFGHLPAARGAREQPDRYDLAARCVVVDRFLLGFPVGTAPEEIPVSYPDGDEERLAARWRAHGLPPAYERCGTAGPEPDQVLTEWLPWRGPAPDRQLAFATALTRTVSAAMDMAGGRRDSLDGEPAVRRPWEQALSWFVSSYPLLGGIAAGITLVADAELARAHGIQIAAVDPEAGEIYVNPLRTFEDEEWRFILAHEMLHAALRHGDRCGTRDPYLFNIACDYVINGWLVEMQVGTMPEGLLHDPRLAGLSAEEVYDRIAGDLRRMRRLATLRGKGAGDVLGGPLRPAGDYVDLDEFYRRGLTRGLDLHQAQERGFLPGGLVAEIRALSHPPLPWDAQLARWFDEFVPRPEPVRSFARPARRQASTPDIPRAGRYFPPEEIARCTFGVVLDTSGSMSTTLLGKALGAIASYAESRDVPAARVVFCDAAPHDAGYLPVTEIAGRVRVHGRGGTVLQPGIDLLLRAEDFPPGAPVLVITDGWCDTLRVRREHAYLIPQGGHLPFTPRGPVFRVR
- a CDS encoding helix-turn-helix domain-containing protein; amino-acid sequence: MPLAASAPTVSAVTGKGVGPLLRAWRERRRISQLELALRADSSARHISFVETGRSRPSEEMVLRLAEQLQVPVRERNALLLAAGYAPRYPETPLADPALDALRDGIERLIRGYEPYPALVVDAGYTVVAANRGIAMLLEGVPEELTAPAPNAMRLTLHPEGLAPRIRNLREWRGHLLAQMEREIALHRSDRLRALYEEVAAYPVPEDQPDTEPAGSVPYFALPLHIEHAGRTLSFVSSISTFNTPMDVTVAELAIETFLPADPATAKYLHTLAG
- a CDS encoding 4a-hydroxytetrahydrobiopterin dehydratase, giving the protein MAVEPLSQKEIEDRLAELPGWSVDGDRLTRSYRLGSHFAAAALVVHIAGIQDELDHHSDLTLGYNTVSLSVNTHSAGGAVTGKDFALARRVEDIAPGHGAH
- a CDS encoding helix-turn-helix domain-containing protein, giving the protein MSERRAAPTVGQVVLGKRLQELREAAGLSREEAARVLRVASATVRRMEMAEVALKIPYVQVLLATYGVAEEEAGAFVRLAEEANQPGWWQRFHDVLPDWFSLYVSLEGAARIIRSYEPHFVPGLLQTEEYARAVLEAGTIGQSSPEAVERHVSLRMERQRLLERDDPPHLWVIMDETVLRRPVSMRPEVLRDQLDRLLEYAERDRVTLQVAEFAAGPHPGTYAPFTLFRFAEPELPDMVFTEYLTGALYLDSRREVAAHLEVLDHMTARAASAQRTRKLLREHREGL
- the narJ gene encoding nitrate reductase molybdenum cofactor assembly chaperone, producing the protein MPSDAMLYQAAALCLTYPDEDLVARLPLLREAAPQLRAFTDHAALTPPEELAAHYAQVFGFGGRRSLYLSRWHDGDTRRRGMCLARFADVYRRHGLECGGGELPDFLPAVLEFTARTGDSTLLTEHRDGLEGLRVRLTDCGTPYAGVLDAVCAALPTAHTGDHP
- a CDS encoding OsmC family protein; amino-acid sequence: MATTRTAHTVWEGNLLEGNGVVTFDSSGIGEQPVSWPSRAEQANGKTSPEELIAAAHSSCFSMALSHGLAGAGTPPTRLETKADVTFQPGEGITGIHLTVRGEVPGLDADGFRSAAEDAKKNCPVSQALTGTTITLSAELA
- a CDS encoding class I SAM-dependent methyltransferase, with product MLDYEKEAGDYDALRGGEARAHEAAHAVLGLIPERPGRLLDVACGTGIVTRRLAAARPGLRVTGADLTPAMVRMAAARLPGAIVRADSRRLPFPAGSFDAVTSIWLLHLLADPEDVRAVVAECARVLRPGGTYVTTVDKAAAHDVGSDIDAVLAARPRHPAADAAGTVTAHAVRSGLRPAGHGAFRGTGQGRSPRTTIADLRRGWFTALPPGEPRTEEFAARLAALPGQDRRRPDPRFSVRAFRKPAAADESGGLRTG
- a CDS encoding ATP-binding protein; amino-acid sequence: MQAAVTVTPARVPELLLGLATVRPVFLWGAPGIGKSSLVREFAASLGLECVSLLGTQLAPEDLIGVPQIRDGRSVFCPPEAIARDEPYCLFLDELNAATPDVQKAFYSLILDRRIGNYELPEGSIVIGAGNRSTDNALARPLASALVNRLAHVHLEVSARDWLTWAADNGIHPWIVDHLTDRPDHLWSKPPKTEEPFSTPRSWHMLSDALHSFGPDLDEPTLDVLAHGTLTPAHATAFCGYVKVVRSRYGIEAILKGDARWPHRVQDRDLLYYLAESFRGRLVKELPVSKEHMSENGRQTAYRAKSLLVQLAEISVEVAQTVIASDADGNPVLPSWFLVEAARDMPRLVEARR